One segment of Triticum aestivum cultivar Chinese Spring chromosome 2A, IWGSC CS RefSeq v2.1, whole genome shotgun sequence DNA contains the following:
- the LOC123190608 gene encoding cell division protein FtsZ homolog 1, chloroplastic produces the protein MAPSTSSASALLHLPGLPPRGPHRGGCRNQPRRPRHAAVRCSFAFAPVETARIKVVGVGGGGNNAVNRMIGSGLQGIEFYAINTDSQALVNSQAQHPLQIGEQLTRGLGTGGNPNLGEQAAEESKEVIANALRDSDLVFITAGMGGGTGSGAAPVVAQIAKEAGYLTVGVVTYPFSFEGRKRSLQALEALEKLERSVDTLIVIPNDRLLDIADENMPLQDAFLLADDVLRQGVQGISDIITIPGLVNVDFADVKAVMKNSGTAMLGVGVSSSKNRAQEAAEQATLAPLIGSSIEAATGVVYNITGGKDITLQEVNKVSQIVTSLADPSANIIFGAVVDDRYNGEIHVTIIATGFPQSFQKSLLADPKGARILEAKEKAASLTTAAAVQQPAAAVPTWSRRLFS, from the exons ATGGCGCCGTCCACCTCgtcggcctccgccctcctccacCTCCCAGGCCTGCCTCCCCGTGGACCCCATAGAGGCGGGTGCCGGAACCAGCCGCGGCGGCCGCGCCATGCGGCCGTGCGGTGCTCCTTCGCGTTCGCGCCCGTGGAGACGGCGAGGATAAAGGTCGTTGGCGTGGGAGGCGGCGGCAACAACGCCGTCAACCGCATGATCGGCAGCGGCCTCCAG GGTATCGAGTTCTATGCTATAAACACAGACTCCCAGGCTCTTGTGAATTCCCAGGCGCAGCATCCGCTACAAATTGGAGAACAATTGACTCGTGGGCTGG GTACTGGTGGAAATCCTAATTTGGGAGAACAGGCTGCCGAGGAATCGAAGGAAGTGATAGCCAATGCCCTCCGAGATTCGGACCTTGTCTTCATAACAGCTGGGATGGGAGGGGGTACTGGCTCCGGTGCTGCTCCAGTTGTTGCCCAGATAGCAAAGGAAGCCGGTTATCTTACTGTTGGTGTTGTCACCTACCCATTCAGCTTTGAAGGACGCAAGCGCTCTCTACAG GCACTCGAAGCATTGGAGAAGCTGGAAAGAAGTGTTGACACTCTGATTGTGATCCCAAATGATCGGTTGTTAGATATTGCTGATGAGAATATGCCCTTGCAAGACGCGTTTCTCCTTGCAGATGATGTCCTTCGGCAGGGTGTCCAAGGAATATCAGACATTATCACG ATACCTGGGCTCGTGAATGTTGATTTTGCCGATGTGAAAGCTGTGATGAAAAATTCTGGAACTGCCATGCTCGGCGTTGGTGTTTCTTCCAGCAAAAACCGTGCCCAAGAAGCTGCCGAGCAGGCAACTCTTGCCCCTTTGATAGGGTCGTCCATTGAGGCAGCTACTGGTGTCGTGTACAATATCACCGGCGGGAAGGACATCACTCTGCAAGAAGTGAACAAGGTGTCTCAG ATCGTGACAAGCTTGGCTGATCCCTCGGCCAACATAATTTTCGGAGCTGTGGTCGACGACCGTTATAACGGCGAGATCCACGTGACCATCATCGCAACAGGATTTCCGCAGTCCTTCCAGAAGTCCCTTCTGGCTGATCCGAAGGGAGCACGGATACTGGAGGCGAAAGAAAAAGCGGCTAGCCTCACAACGGCTGCTGCGGTGCAACAACCTGCGGCGGCCGTCCCGACATGGTCCCGGAGGCTCTTCTCCTGA
- the LOC123190609 gene encoding beta-fructofuranosidase, insoluble isoenzyme 7: protein MNGLEHPRNGRTAYHFQPAKFWQNDPNGPLYHNGMYHFFYQYNPHGATWGDGTLSWGHSVSGDLVNWADVGNALDPTSPFDANGCWSGSATVLPGGRPAILYTGIDANRVQVQNVAFAKNPADPLLREWEKPDCNPVMPMPADVTGNNFRDPTEAWLGRDGLWRVGVVAEVGGVGSLLVYRSADFLRWERNAAPLHASSRDVPVLECPDLFPMAPPGAAEGLDVSASGAGVLHVLKLTDFAKEDHYMVGRYDDVEDTFVSAEPERGDDPGNWRRLDHGHLYASKSFYDARKKRRVLWAWVDENDGGGVARGWAGIQAFPRAIWLDADGKRLVQWPIEEIETLRRKRVGLQWATEVEAGGRKEVAGIVSSQADVQAVFEIPNLEEAETLDPKWLQDPKGLAAEMGASGRGGVGPFGLLVLASGDLEEHTAVFFRVFKHDGKFKVLMCTDLTRSSRKEGINKPSYGAFLDVDVEKERSISLRTLIDHTVVESFGDGGRACMTARVYPEHAATGSSRLYAFNYGAGAVKVSKLEAWELATAAVNGGGHF from the exons ATGAATGGACTCGAGCACCCGCGCAATGGCCGGACCGCCTACCACTTCCAGCCGGCCAAGTTCTGGCAGAATG ATCCCAACG GGCCACTGTACCACAACGGCATGTACCACTTCTTCTACCAGTACAATCCCCACGGCGCCACCTGGGGCGACGGCACGCTCTCATGGGGCCACTCCGTCTCCGGCGACCTCGTGAACTGGGCCGACGTCGGCAATGCGCTCGACCCCACCTCCCCGTTCGACGCCAACGGCTGCTGGTCGGGCTCCGCCACCGTCCTCCCCGGCGGCCGCCCGGCCATCCTCTACACCGGCATCGACGCCAACAGGGTGCAGGTCCAGAATGTGGCCTTCGCCAAGAACCCCGCCGACCCGCTCCTCCGCGAGTGGGAGAAGCCCGACTGCAACCCGGTCATGCCCATGCCGGCGGACGTCACCGGCAACAACTTCCGCGACCCCACGGAGGCGTGGCTCGGCCGCGACGGCCTGTGGAGGGTCGGCGTCGTCGCCGAGGTCGGCGGCGTGGGCTCCCTGCTCGTGTACCGGAGCGCGGACTTCCTCCGCTGGGAGCGCAACGCCGCGCCTCTGCACGCCAGCTCGCGGGACGTGCCCGTGCTGGAGTGCCCGGACCTGTTCCCCATGGCGCCGCCCGGTGCGGCGGAGGGGCTCGACGTGTCGGCGAGCGGCGCCGGGGTGCTGCACGTGCTGAAGCTCACGGACTTCGCCAAGGAGGACCACTACATGGTCGGGCGGTACGACGACGTCGAGGACACCTTCGTGTCGGCGGAGCCCGAGCGCGGCGACGACCCCGGGAACTGGCGCCGGCTGGACCACGGCCACCTGTACGCGTCCAAGTCCTTCTACGACGCCCGCAAGAAGCGGCGCGTGTTGTGGGCGTGGGTGGACGAgaacgacggcggcggcgtggCCAGGGGCTGGGCGGGCATCCAGGCGTTCCCGAGGGCGATCTGGCTGGACGCCGACGGGAAGCGGCTGGTGCAGTGGCCGATCGAGGAGATCGAGACGCTGAGGAGGAAGCGGGTGGGCCTGCAGTGGGCGACGGAGGTGGAGGCCGGCGGCAGGAAGGAGGTCGCCGGCATCGTGAGCTCGCAGGCGGACGTGCAGGCGGTGTTCGAGATCCCGAACCTGGAGGAGGCCGAGACGCTGGACCCCAAGTGGCTGCAGGATCCCAAGGGGCTGGCCGCCGAGATGGGCGCGTCCGGGCGCGGCGGAGTCGGGCCGTTCGGGCTGCTGGTCTTGGCCTCCGGCGACCTGGAGGAGCACACCGCCGTCTTCTTCAGGGTGTTCAAGCACGATGGCAAGTTCAAGGTCCTCATGTGCACCGATCTGACAAG ATCGTCGAGGAAGGAGGGGATAAACAAGCCATCCTACGGCGCATTTCTGGACGTGGACGTGGAGAAGGAGAGGAGCATCTCGCTGAGGACCTTG ATTGATCACACGGTGGTGGAGAGCTTCGGCGACGGCGGGAGGGCGTGCATGACGGCCCGGGTGTACCCGGAGCACGCGGCGACGGGCAGCAGCCGGCTGTACGCGTTCAACTACGGCGCCGGGGCCGTGAAGGTGTCCAAGCTGGAGGCGTGGGAGCTGGCGACGGCGGCCGTGAACGGCGGAGGCCATTTCTAG